Proteins encoded in a region of the Streptomyces sp. NBC_01471 genome:
- a CDS encoding GAF domain-containing protein: protein MMYDPTGRLLLTPVDRDAAVRGRRLRRLGLGQHPDPVFDEFARRLAEATGAPYSLVNFIDENRQFFAGLHTPAGTHSGSDLSAVAAACGINRVMARDHGYCPHVVARRKALVLEDVCDYPRFAGNPVVDEIGIRSYLGAPLIDRTDTALGAVCVVDTVPRQWGLAGLETIKAAAAELVAQIHHREDGGI from the coding sequence ATGATGTACGACCCGACAGGGCGGCTCCTGCTGACCCCCGTCGACCGGGACGCGGCCGTCCGGGGCCGGCGGCTGCGCAGACTCGGCCTGGGGCAGCACCCCGACCCGGTCTTCGACGAGTTCGCCCGGCGGCTCGCCGAGGCGACCGGGGCGCCGTACTCCCTGGTCAACTTCATCGACGAGAACCGGCAGTTCTTCGCCGGACTGCACACCCCGGCCGGGACGCACTCGGGCAGCGATCTGAGCGCGGTGGCCGCGGCCTGTGGGATCAACCGTGTCATGGCCCGCGACCACGGCTACTGCCCGCACGTGGTGGCCCGCCGCAAGGCGCTCGTCCTGGAGGACGTCTGCGACTACCCGAGGTTCGCCGGGAATCCGGTGGTGGACGAGATCGGCATCCGTTCGTATCTGGGCGCGCCCCTGATCGACCGTACGGACACCGCCCTCGGTGCGGTGTGCGTCGTGGACACCGTGCCGAGGCAGTGGGGGCTCGCCGGTCTGGAGACCATCAAAGCGGCGGCGGCCGAGCTGGTCGCACAGATTCACCACCGGGAGGACGGCGGGATCTGA
- a CDS encoding ATP/GTP-binding protein, translated as MAYDDGSDLFPTALKILVAGGFGVGKTTFVGAVSEISPLSTEEMLTQAGEQTDSLEGVESKSTTTVAMDFGRITLDPQHVLYLFGTPGQERFWFLWDELSAGALGAVVLADTRRLADCFGAIDFFEQRGIGFVIAVNEFDGAFRYGEDEVRAALDLRADIPVVLCDARIASSGIRTLVTLVGHLLDTAPEAGPATGPAPDPVTSQGVHP; from the coding sequence ATGGCCTACGACGACGGCTCTGATCTCTTCCCCACCGCGCTGAAGATCCTGGTCGCAGGCGGTTTCGGGGTCGGCAAGACGACCTTCGTGGGAGCGGTCAGCGAGATCTCACCGCTGAGCACGGAGGAGATGCTCACCCAGGCCGGTGAGCAGACGGACAGCCTGGAAGGCGTCGAGTCCAAATCCACGACCACCGTCGCCATGGACTTCGGCCGGATCACCCTCGACCCGCAGCATGTGCTCTACCTCTTCGGCACACCCGGCCAGGAGCGCTTCTGGTTCCTGTGGGACGAACTCTCCGCGGGCGCGCTCGGCGCCGTGGTGCTCGCCGACACCCGCCGCCTCGCCGATTGCTTCGGTGCGATCGACTTCTTCGAGCAGCGGGGCATCGGATTCGTCATCGCCGTCAATGAGTTCGACGGCGCGTTCCGCTACGGGGAGGACGAGGTCAGGGCGGCGCTCGACCTCCGGGCGGACATCCCCGTGGTGCTGTGCGACGCCCGTATCGCCAGTTCGGGCATCCGCACCCTGGTCACTCTCGTAGGCCATCTGCTCGACACCGCACCGGAGGCCGGTCCGGCAACGGGCCCGGCGCCGGATCCGGTCACCTCCCAGGGAGTCCACCCATGA
- a CDS encoding DUF742 domain-containing protein: protein MPFQQDSPWLDEAAGRLIRPYAVSNGRTRPTAHLDLLSQVMATGLPLPAHLGPEHAQTLGLSERPTSVAEIAAHLRLPVVIAKVLLSDLMDSGAVTTRAPRPDEDPTDLSLLEAVLDGLRRRL, encoded by the coding sequence GTGCCGTTCCAGCAGGACAGCCCCTGGCTGGACGAGGCGGCCGGCCGGCTGATCCGTCCGTACGCCGTGAGCAACGGCCGCACCCGCCCCACAGCGCACCTGGACCTGCTCTCCCAGGTCATGGCGACCGGGCTGCCGCTCCCGGCCCACCTCGGGCCCGAACACGCGCAGACACTCGGGCTGAGCGAGCGGCCCACTTCGGTGGCGGAGATCGCGGCCCATCTGCGGCTGCCCGTCGTCATCGCCAAAGTGCTGCTCTCGGACCTGATGGACAGCGGGGCGGTCACCACGCGGGCGCCCCGCCCCGACGAAGACCCCACCGACCTTTCCTTGCTGGAGGCAGTGCTCGATGGCCTACGACGACGGCTCTGA
- a CDS encoding roadblock/LC7 domain-containing protein, whose amino-acid sequence MASEAPTSHVSDLDWLLSGLVQRVPFTRNAVLLSADGLVKSVHGLDADSADHMAALASGLYSLGRSAGARFGDSGEVRQVVVELDSTLLFVSTAGSGTCLAVLAGRETDAAVLGYEMAMLVKSVRPYLVTPARSRVGASSATGR is encoded by the coding sequence ATGGCGAGTGAAGCGCCGACCTCGCACGTGTCCGATCTCGACTGGCTGCTGAGCGGCCTGGTCCAGCGCGTCCCATTCACCCGCAACGCCGTCCTGCTCTCCGCCGACGGGCTGGTGAAGTCCGTGCACGGCCTCGACGCCGACAGCGCCGACCACATGGCGGCCCTCGCCTCCGGCCTGTACTCGCTCGGCCGCAGCGCCGGAGCGCGCTTCGGCGACAGCGGGGAGGTCCGGCAGGTGGTGGTCGAGCTGGACTCCACCCTGCTGTTCGTCTCCACCGCCGGTTCGGGCACCTGTCTCGCCGTACTGGCCGGGCGTGAGACGGACGCTGCGGTACTCGGGTACGAGATGGCCATGCTGGTGAAGAGCGTGCGGCCCTATCTGGTGACACCGGCCCGCAGCCGGGTCGGCGCATCGAGCGCCACGGGGCGCTGA